CTATCAGGTTGAGACTCTTGAGAACCAGTGGACTGTAGTAACGAAAGATCGCCGAGCATCGGCGCATTTTGAACACACAGTGGCCATCACTGAAAATGGCCCGGAAATACTAACTCGAATTGAAGGCTGAAGACCGGTAAATAAATGTCAAAGGAGGGATAGGCGCAAATGTCAAAAGAAGATGTGATTGAGGTCGAAGGCAAAGTACTGGAACCATTGCCGAACGCAATGTTTACGGTAGAATTAAACAATGGTCATAAGGTACTGGCGCATGTCTCCGGCAAGATTCGGATGCATTTTATCAGAATTTTGCCTGGAGATCGGGTCACGGTGGAGCTTTCTCCCTATGACTTGACCAGAGGAAGAATTGTATACAGATTTAAGTAAGGACAAGGGAGGAATCACAGGTGAAAGTAAGACCTTCTGTGAAACCGATTTGTGAAAAGTGTAAAATTATTAGACGGCACGGAAAAGTAATGGTTATTTGCGAAAATCCGAAACATAAGCAACGCCAGGGCTAGATCGAGGATGAAGTTCGAGGTTCGAAGATCGATGATTAAGCATCAAAGATCTAGCAGACAATACCGGACAACGAACTTAGAACATCGATTAGCAATATGTGCGGGTTGTCGCCTTTGGACCGATTAACACTAACAAAGTCGGACGCTAAATATGAAAATCAAGTAACTGGAACTAATTATCGAACATGGGGGTGTGAAATTTAGATGGCACGTATCGCAGGGGTGGATATACCTCGGGACAAACGTGTTGAGGTTGCACTTACCTACATCTATGGTATCGGCAATTCTCAATCCAAAAAAATCCTGACAAAAACACAGATTAACCCTGACACCAGGGTCAAAGATCTTACAGACGACGAAGTCGCCAAGATCAGGGAAACCATTGATAAAGAATACAAGGTCGAAGGCGATCTGCGTCGGGAAGTGTCCCTTAACATTAAAAGACTGATGGAAATCGGCAGTTATCGTGGCCTTCGCCATCGTCGTGGACTACCTGTGCGCGGACAGCGGACCAAAACCAATGCCCGTACACGCAAAGGTCCCGCAAGAGCAATTGGCGGAAAGAAGAAAAAGTAAAGGGGGGCATTGAAGCATGGCTCGTAAAGTTGTTCGTACCAGAAAAAGAGAACGTAAAAATGTTGAAAGCGGCATAGCACATATTAAGTCGACTTTTAATAATACGATTGTCACCATTACAGACACGACCGGAAACGCACTTTCCTGGTCCAGTTCCGGTTCTTTGGGTTTCAAAGGATCACGTAAAAGCACACCTTTTGCTGCGCAGATGGCTGCAGAGACAGCTGCCAAAGCAGCAATGGAGCATGGGCTCAAAATTGTTGAATGTTTTGTCAAAGGTCCAGGATCAGGCCGTGAAGCCGCAATCAGAGCATTGCAGGCGGCAGGTCTGGAAGTGAACCTTATTCGGGACGTAACTCCGGTACCGCATAACGGATGTCGGCCGCCCAAACGCAGAAGAGTATAGGGGGTGTAAAACATGGCTAAATATACAGAATCAGTATGTCGTCTGTGCCGGCGTGAGGGTCAGAAGTTATTCCTGAAAGGGGATCGCTGCTATACCAATAAATGTGCTGTGGACCGTCGGGCGTATGCTCCGGGCATGCACGGACAGGCTAGAGGCAAAAAACCGACTGAGTACGGCATTCAGCTCAGAGAAAAGCAGAAAGTTCGGAGGATCTACGGCGTTCTTGAGAAACAGTTCCGTGGATATTTCGACAAAGCTGCCCGTCAAAAAGGTATGACCGGGGAAAATCTTCTCCGTTTATTGGAACGCCGTTTGGATAATGTTGTTTTCAGACTTGGCTTTGCTTCATCCAGACCCGAAGCACGTCAGCTTGTGACACATGGTCATATCACAATCAATGGCAAACGCGTCGATATTGCATCTTATCTCGTCAGCACTGGCGAGGCAATTTCGATTAAAGAAAGCAGCAGAGACAACAATAGAATCAAGGAAATGGCCGAATCCTTAAAGGATCGTGCTGTTCCTGCATGGTTAAGCCTGGATATCAACAGCATCACAGGGACTGTCATCAACATGCCAACCCGTGAAGATATTCAGATTCCGATTGAAGAACATCTTATCGTAGAGAAATATTCTCGTTAAACTTTTCCGGGAAAGAAGGGGTGCATTCCGATGCTTGAAATCGAAAAGCCCAATATTGAATGTGTTGAGAGATCTGAAGATAATACCTATGCCAAATTCATTATTGAACCCTTAGAGAGAGGCTATGGCATTACCTTGGGGAATTCCCTGCGTCGTATCCTGCTTTCTTCTCTACCCGGGTCCGCGGTTACTTCAGTAAAAATAGAAGGCGTACTACACGAATTCTCAACCATTCCAGGAGTCTTGGAAGACGTAACTGAGATCATTCTCAATATTAAATCCCTCGCTCTCAAAGGCCATACGGATGAACCGCGCGTTCTGCGTTTGGAATGTGAAGGGGAACGGGTTGTTACCGCAAGAGACATTATCACCGGTCCCGATATTGAGATTCTCAATCCAGATTTGAAGATCGCCACGTTGGATAAAGACGGACGCCTCTTCATGGAAATGAACGTCGAACGTTCCCGCGGCTATGTCTCAGCTGAGAAGAATAAAAAAGCAGATCAGGTAATCGGCGTTATTCCTGTCGATTCCATCTTTACCCCAATTTATAAAGTCAACTATGCTGTAGAAGATACCCGGGTCGGTATGATGACTGACTTTGACAAGCTTACCCTGGAAGTATGGTCTAACGGCAGTATTACCCCGAAAGAGGCAACGAGTCTCGCAGCCAAGATTTTGAGCGAACATTTGAGGCTCTTTATCGGACTGAACGATAATCTGGGTAATGTTGAAATCATGGTGGAAAAAGAAGAAGAGGCCAAAGATAAGATTCTGGAAATGACCATTGAAGAACTGGATCTTTCCGTAAGATCTTATAATTGCCTGAAACGCGCCGGCATAAACAGCGTTGAAGAACTGACACAAAGAACTGAAGAAGATATGATCAAAGTACGCAATCTTGGGCGCAAATCTCTGGAAGAAGTCGAACACAAGCTCAGAGAACTTGGGCTGGGATTCCGTACTCCGGAAGATTAAACCTAAAGGGGGGATCACAGTTGGCATACCGTAAGCTTGGAGTTAACATGAGCCGCAGAAGGGCTATGTTAAGAAATATTGTAACTTCCTTGCTGAAGCATGGAAAGATTGAGACAACAGAAGCAAGAGCAAAAGAACTGAATTCCCTGGCAGAGAAAATGATTACCCTGGGCAAAAGGGGTGACCTGGCTGCCAGACGTCAGGCGATGGAATTTTTGCTGGATGAGACGGTAGTAAAAGAGCTTTTTGATACAATAGCTCCGAAATATGCCGATAGGCAGGGTGGCTACACCAGAATCATGAAAAACGGCTATCGTCGTGGAGATGCTGCCGAAATGGTTTTAGTTGAGCTTGTGGACTAAGATGAAGGCCTAATTTTGAAGTTCGAAGTTCGAGGTTCGGTGTTCGATCGCAGATAACGGAAGCCGGATACCAGGAATTGATTGATACCGGGTAACGAAACCAAATAAGCGTATCGATAACCATTAATCACACACATGAATCGTACCTCTGAACATTGACACATGTTCAGCTTCGAACTTCCTGTTGGCTCTTTTGAAAACAAGCATACCGTCCAGTTCAATATTATAAGATTGCTGGAGAAAAAAATGCGCAACATCCTTCTGCGATTAGCCTATGATGGTACAAACTACCACGGATTCCAGCGCCAGCCAGAGGAACATGGACAAACTATCCAGGGAGAACTGGAAAAGGTCTGGAAGAAGCTTTTTGCCGAAGAAATAAAAATCACAACAGCGGGCAGGACGGATACTGGTGTACACGCTGCCGGCCAAGTGATTAATTTCTGCTCAGAAGCGCGTATTCCGCAGGAGAAGATTCCTAAGGCCATGAATAGTATTCTGCCGTATGATATCAGAATACGCGAGGCCAGGGATATGCCTGAAGATTTTAGTGCCAGGAAAAGCGCCAAGTGGAAGAGATACGATTATAGAATCGATAACGGACGAATTCCTGACGTATTCAGAAGACTGTATTCTCTCCATGAGCCGTTGCAGCTGAATGTCAGCGCCATGCAAATGGCTGCTTCCCAGCTTGAAGGGAAACATGACTTCAGTGCATTTGCCGCTGCCGGGTCTTCGGCTAAAAGTTTTGTCCGGACACTGTACCGCTGTAAAGTATGTTGGCTGGATGAACAAATCGCTGTTACCTGTATTGGTGACGGGTTTCTATATAACATGGTAAGAATTATTGCCGGTACCTTGATGGATGCGGGTAAAGGCCGAACACAGCCGGAAGAAATCCCTGAAGTACTAGCGTCCAGGGATCGAACCAAAGCAGGTGAAACTGCTCCGGCCAGAGGACTCACCTTGACCTATGTCAATTATGACGCATCCAGTCCCGGTGAAATCTTTCCGGAACTTTAAGAAATAGGAAACCATAGGTTGACGAAAGACGTTATTTTAGTTAAAATTTTTAAGTAGTCTTTTACCGAAACGTGAATGAGCCCGTCACGTCCGGTGATGATATAACGAACTCAAAAATCGTACATGAAAACATGATGGACGCGATTAAAAATGGAGGGAACCAACATGACCACCACGCAATTTGCGAAAGCCCATGAGGTGGACCGTAAATGGTTAGTCATTGACGCAGCCGGTGTTTCTTTGGGAAGAGTGGCAGCTGAAGCCGCCCGCTTGCTCAGAGGAAAACATAAGCCGATATTTACCCCGAACGTTGACACAGGTGATTTTGTCATTATCGTCAATGCAGATAAAACGTTGATTACCGGCAATAAACTGGATAAGAAAATGTATCGCTGGCATACCGGTTATCCAGGCGGACTGAAAGAAATGACCTACCGAGTGCTGATGAGCAAAGCCCCCGAAAAAGCTATGGAACATGCTGTAAAAGGAATGCTTCCTCACAACAAACTTGGTGCACAGATGTATAAGAAACTTAAAGTATACTCGGGACCGGAACATCCGCATCAGGCCCAAAAAGCAGAAGTATGGAATATGAAATAGTTGGAAGGAGGTAAAAGCATGTCAGCACAGCTTCAGTATCAAGGTACAGGCAGAAGGAAAAATGCAGTTGCCCGGGTCAGACTTCTGGCCGGTAACGGAAAATATACGATTAACGACAGAGACCTAAGTGAATACTTCGGCAAGAAAACTTTAGAGATGATTGTTCAGCAGCCCTTAGAAGTTACTGAAACTTTAGGGAAATACGATTTAATTGCCAGAGTTCACGGCGGCGGTACAACCGGCCAGGCCGGTGCCCTTAGAATGGGTATTGCCAGAGCTTTGCTTAAAGCAGATGAAAGTCTTCGTCCGGCTTTAAAACGCGCAGGTTTTCTTACCCGTGACCCGCGTATGAAAGAGCGTCGCAAATACGGACTCAAAAAAGCCCGCAAAGCGCCTCAATTCTCGAAACGTTAATATCAGACAAACAACAAATCCCTCAACTAAAGGTTGGGGGATTTTTTATAGGCATTATATTTGGAAATTAATCTGCAACGCGGTAGATACTCTTTTATTATTTGGTTATCGTTTGGTTATTGTTGTCTGGTTGAAGGAATAAAATTTATTCAATAAAAATTCTGTTAATAAACCATTGAAAACAGTATGACCAAGTAAGGCAACCCAAGGCGAAAACACTTCTAGGTTTTACAGGTGGCATAATTGCCAAAAATCACTGAACATGCTGACAGGCAAATCTTATCCAATCAAAGGTCACTGAAATCATTCCCTTCTGAATAATTCACTACCCTTCACCATAGATATAGGTGAGAGGGGGAAGACCATGACTAAACAACCAAATTATTCATGGATCAGCGGACTGAAGCGCAGACAGAGAATGCTAAGACTAAAGATCATACTGGCATCAAGCATTCTCGTTCTTCTGGCCGTAACCGGAATTTTTCTCAGCCAGAAAACAGTAGCGCATGCCGCCAAGGATGTTCCCGGATGGAGCTGGATACTCGGCGGGGTAACCATTTCGATCGATGCCGGTCATGGCGGGGTTGATCCTGGGGCTGTTGGCGTCAATAAAACCCTGGAGAAGGATGTGAACCTGCAGGTTTCTAAAAGGCTGCAGGTACTGTTCACCCAGGCCGGAAGCAAAGTTGTGATGCTAAGGGAGCAGGACCGGGATTTTGGGACTTCTTTAAGCTTGCTTCAACGCAAAAGAGAGGACTTGGCCTACCGGATTCAAACCGCTATGGAATCCCAGGCTAAAATATATCTGAGTATTCATGCCAATAGTTTTTCCGATCAAAGACAACATGGCCCGCAAGTGTTTTACCATCCGGAATCCGAGGGAGGAAAACTGCTGGCTGAAAGTATACAGCAAAGTTTGAATAAAGTCGGAACAAAAAAACGGGAAGCAAAAGCGAACCAAAGCTATTTTATCCTCAAGAATACGGATATGGTGGCCGTGACGATTGAAGTCGGTTTTCTGTCCAATCCGGAAGAAGAAAAGAAATTAAACGAAAGTGCTTATCAGCAGCAGCTGGCCATGGCTATTTTCGAAGGAGTGGGCAATTATCTGGCCAAGGAACAGCCGGTGGCGGCAGCCGATTAATCCTGAAATCATCATCTTAACAATAAATAAAGGAAGATACGTAATTAATCCCGAATATATCAGATAATCACTTTGGAAGCTGCAACGCACCTGACCTTTCAAGTCTCGTGCTTAACGCCATTTCAAATCTATTTCAAAGAGTAAAAAATTGAAAGAAGAATTGTCTATTTTGCCCGGAAGCATTGTTTATAAATTGTTTAGATTCTGTTTACGGATATTCAAGATATTGGGAGTAAAATAAGATCAGGAAGCTTTCCAATATTTGAAAAGGAGTAAGTGAAGATGAGAATATCTAAAAAAGCGGTGCTGCCGGTAGTCTTTACCGTCGGGATTCTGTTGTTTGCGACGACTGCACTGGCGGACATTGTCAGCAAAAGCGGCTATGATACGCTTAAGGACGGCTTGAAGCAAAGCGCAGCGAGCTGTTCAGAGAAATTTAACAACTTTACCCTGGATTATTCATTTGCCATAAAGTATAACGGTGAAATCATCAGTTCCCAGAGCGATGTCAAAAAATTTGACCGGCTGAATGGGGCGACCGAGGACAGCTCCCGCAGTCTGAGTCAGGACGGAAAGGTTTCCGATTCTTATTATTATACGGATAAGAACACCTGGATCAATGGTACGGATATCGGCACCGGCAATGAAGCCTATTACTATACCGAATATACCCAAGAGCGCGAAACGGATGTATTTGACAATCCTTTTAAACAGGATGAAGCGGAAGATGTTGAGAAGATTGTGGATGCGGTTGTCGGCAGTTTGAAGGACCATGTGGTCGTTCAGGAGAATGCCGATGGCAGCAAAGCGCTTTCTGGTTCCCTGTCTGAAGTACAGATTCCGGCTTTGGTCAACGCGGTGGCCTCCCTTCAGGTCAAACAGGCTCTTTCGGGACAAAACAGCTATAGTGCCAGAATCCCTGTACTAACGCAGGATATCTATGTGAAACAAATTGAAGGGTCGGCCACAGTTAATTCCGACGGTCTCTTGGATTATATTCTGGCAACAGTGATATTATCCGGAAAGGACGCACAGGAGCAGGTCCATGAAATTACGATGGAAACGCTTGTTAAATTAACGGATATCAATGAAACAATTGTTCAGAAGCCGGACCTTAGCGGCAAAAAAGTTCAGAGAACAACAGAAAGAACCAGCGCCGGACCTCAGATCTCCAATCCTGAAAAGTTTATCGGGACATTTAAAAACGATATTATCATTGAGCAAGACGGTAAATTTGTCAAGATTGGCGAACGCATTCTGAAAATTGCCCATGTTGAGAGCGCAAATATTGCCGGAGAATATTCCGAGAAATACAGAGAAGGCTTTGAGACGTATGCTCAGAATGCTCTGACCTTTACGTTTGACGCCACAACTTCCAATCAGACAAAATCGGATGCCATGTTTGAATTCAGAGATAATGACGGATCGAACCGGTCCGGAAGCATCTATCTGGATGAAGTAAATGCCAAGGTGTATTTCAACTTGAACATATCCAGCGGGTCTTACGATTCCGTCTTCTCGCCTGTTCTGGAATGAACAGATGCAATGTTAGATGATAGATAAGGAATAACAAGTAACAAAACGAATAACAAATAGCAATAACTTTAAATTGGAGCTGCCGGGGAATCCCGGCAGGCTCCTTGCAGTGCACAATGGGGGCAATTATATGGAAAAAGTGATTGAAATATGCAGCCTGACCAAACTGTATAAAAACGGCCGGGGCATTGACGATATCAATCTGGAAATTGATCAGGGGGATATTTTTGGTTTTCTTGGGCCAAACGGTGCAGGAAAAACAACGGCAATGAAGATCATGACCGGATTGATCCGGCCGGACCGCGGTGACGTCAGGATTTTCGGGCATAGTATTACCGAATCATATGAGAAGGCCATGGCGGAAGTTGGCTGTATTATTGAAATTGCTGACTCTTATCCGTTCTTGACCGCTTATGAAAACTTAAGGCAGCGTGCCCGGTGTTACCCGGGAGTCGATGACCACAGAATTGATGAGGTTCTGGAGCTTACCGGTATGATCAAATACAAACAGGAAAAACCCAGGAAGTTCTCCCTAGGCATGAAGCAACGCTTGGGTTTAGCTGCGGCTATTCTGGCCAGGCCCAAAGTTTTGATCCTGGATGAGCCATTGAACGGACTCGATGTCGAGGGGATGATTGATGTCCGTAATCTCATTAAGCAGATGGCTGAACAGGAAGGAACCACCTTTTTTATTTCAAGCCATCTGATCCATGATGTTGAACTTACCTGCAGCAGAATCGGGGTCATCGTCAACGGAAAGATGCTCAATGTGGACAGCACGGAAAAGATTCTGCAAAATTACGCCACGTTGGAGAATTACTTTGTCAGTGAGGTGGAACGCAATGGCCGCGTATAAAGCTGCTTTGATCAATGAAATTGAAAAGCTGTACAAAAAGAAAAAAGCCCTGGTTGCGCTGATTATCTCACTGGTTGTGATTGTACTGGGGCAGCTGGCCGTCGTTGGTGTCAGAACCGGCTTTGGTGTAAGAGGCACCGGCAGCGTGGAATTTCCCGTACTGGTTTTGTCGGTCGTCGTCAATACGATTCTGCCGCTGTTTACAGCGCTCGTTGCCATTGACTGTTTTTCCGGGGAGTTCTCCCATAACCTGATGCGCGTCACGCTGACCAGGCCGGTCAGCAGGCTGAAAATCTATACGGCCAAAGTCACGGCCATTGCGGTCTTTATTCTGGCCAACCTGCTGATCTTAATGGTCTTTTCCATGCTGGCCGGTTTTCTGTTTAATGCCAATTCCGCTACGCTTACCGCTGTAGCGAGAACCGTGCTCGTTTATGTGATCAGCTTGTTTCCGCTGTTTACATTGGCCCTAGGGATTGTGTTTTTGGCCAATATTCTAAAGAGCGGCACGTCGGTATTTTTTGTTGCAATTATTGTTTTTCTGGCCATCAAGGCTTTTGGTATTTTCTTTTCCGAGTACTCAAGCCTGTTGGTTACCACACAGCTCGACTGGTACAATTTGTGGCTGGCCAATTCTTTGCCGCTGGCGAAGATTGGCCGGGAGTTTTGTCTGATGCTTGGCTACGCACTGATGTTTTTTGCAGCGGGGTTTTATTTGTTTGATAAAAAAGAGTTCTAGATTTCAGAATTTGCTTAAAAATGATGCTAAATGACTGAATAAGAGGACCGGCAATGAATCTTAAGAAGCGTTTAATTGCAGCAAATGCAGCTACCGTGGCGATTCCGGTGCTGATTACAGCACTGGTCGCCATGGCTTATCTGTTTATATACAGCAAACTATATGGCAATATATATTCCTGGGAAAGCTACCAGCGGGCCTCTCAGATTGAAGCAGTACTGATGGATACAGAAAGACTGATCCAGCAGGAGAGTCCCGACGCGATTGCCGATGAAAAGTTCCAGCGGCTGTTGCGCCAGAAAATAGCCGAAATCGGAGGCGAACTGATCATCCTGAAGGATGATAGCATGATCTATACCTCGCTGGATGCACCGGGAATTGGCAAAATTGAGCTGGCTAAGGCCTTGGAAGCAGGACAAAACAAGCCTGGCAAGGAAAGCATTGTGATCAGTGGTCAGTCCTTTACGGTTCAGATTATTGGGCAGGATCCTGCAGATACTGCTGGGGGAACCGTGCTGCTGCTCGTTCCGCCGGATCAGGCAGCTAACGGCCTGATTCAGTTCCTCATTGTGATCGGCCTGACGTTCCTTTGCTCTTTCATTGTTACGAACATCCTGATCTCCTATCAGTTTTCGCGGGCGGTTTTGCAGCCACTGAATCATCTACAACATGCTGCAGATGAGATCCGGACCGGCAACCTGGACTGCCAGATTGCCGAAGAAGGTGACCGGGAGATTGAAGCATTGTGCCGGGACCTTGAGCTTATGCGCCTTAAGCTCAAGGAATCGATCCATACCCAGCTGAAATACGAAGACAACAGAAAAATGCTGATATCCAGCATATCCCATGATCTAAAGACTCCCGTTACTTCGATTAAGGGTTATGTTGAAGGCATTTTGGATGGCGTCGCAAATACCCCGGAAAAAACGGAGAAATATTTGAAAACCATCTATGTAAAGGCTGAGCAGGTTGATAAGATGATTGATGATTTGCTGCTCTACGCCAAACTTGATCTAAACCAGATTCCGTTTAATTTTGAAAGGACCGATGTTCAGGAATTCATTAAAAGCTGCTTGCTGGAAAGTGAACCTGAACTCGGAAACAATAGAATTCACACGGAAATGTTCAGTGATCTGACCCAAAAGCGCTGCGTTTTTCTTGATCGGGAACGAATGAAAAGAATTATTATGAATATTCTGGACAACTCTCGTAAGTATATGGACAAAGATGAGGCGGTAATAAGGGTTCTGCTCAGGGAGACTCCTTCCAGTATTATTATGGAGTTTCAGGACAATGGGTGTGGAGTCAGTGAAAAGGATCTGCCGTATATTTTTGACCGGTTTTATCGTTCCGATCAGGCCAGAACAGGGATTGAGGGAAGCGGCCTCGGACTTGCGATTGCCAAACAGGTCGTCGAGGGGCATCAGGGGATTATCTGGGCAATGTCCCACGGCAAGGAAGGAATGAGTATTCTGATTTCACTGGCCTATCTTAAAGACGAGTACCATGTCAACTCTAAGTCTACATGAAGAAAACCATCCAAAACGAGGACTGTTATGAAAAAAATTCTGATTATTGAAGATGATCTGAATATTGCGGAACTGCAACAAGATTACCTGGAAGTGGAAGGTTTTGCAGCCGACATTTGTACGGATGGTTCTGCCGGTCTGAAGCAGTTCCAGGAAAACGGCTATGATCTTCTAATCCTTGATATCATGCTTCCGGGTCTGGATGGTCTGGAGATTCTGCGCAGTCTAAGAGATGAAAAAGAGGTCCCTGTGATTCTGGTATCTGCTAAAAAAGAGGAAATCGACAAAATCAAAGGCTTTAATCTCGGAGCGGATGATTATATCACGAAACCCTTCAGCCCCGGTGAACTTATCGCCAGGGTCAAAGCGCATCTGCAGAATTATGAAAAACTGAAGAAGAAATTCAGCGAAAAGCAGATAAGCAACAACGCTGTTGTGATCCGTGGACTCAGGATCGAGAAAGAAGCCCGCAGGGTCTATATCCATAACCGGGAAGCCAATCTCGCCCAGAAAGAATTTGAGCTGCTTTTATATCTGGCCAAGCATCCCAACCGGGTATTCGGCAGAGACGAATTATTCGAAAAGGTCTGGGGACTTGAGGCGCTCGGTGATTCCGCTACGGTCACGGTTCATATCGCCCGGCTGCGTGATAAAATTGAAAGCGACCCTTCCAACCCGCAATATATCGAAACGGTCTGGGGAGCGGGCTATCGGTTCAGGGTTTAATAAGAACATCAGAAATGAATCCATTATGCAGCAAAGGAAGAAGATCATTTTGAAAAGAAAACAATCTAAAATCGCACTTGCCACGGTAGTTATATTATTTATTGTTGCCGGGTTAATGAGCTTTCTGGGCGGATCTGAAGTAGTCAGTGTGTTTTCTCGGTACAATTCTAATCAGCACCAGACAACCCCGCAAGATAACCAGACTTCTTATCATAACCAACAGAATGGAACGGCTGAAAACAGCGGTGGGAATAACCAGGGTGCAGAAAATGATCAGAAAGCTGAAGCGAAGCAGCAGGAATCCGCGAACGGACAGCAGGATCAAACGGCCAAATCTCAGGAAACCCAACAAAGTGACTACAGGATTGATGTTGATGTGACCGAACAAATTGTCCGGATCTATTATCAGGGTTCTGAAATTAAACAATTCACAGCGTCGACAGGCGCCAATAATTTGACTCCGCTGGGGGATTTTGAAATTCAAAACCGCGGCGAATGGTTTTTCTCCGAAAAATACCAGCAGGGTGCCAAATACTGGGTCTCTTTCAAAGACTGGGGTGTGTACCTTTTCCATTCTGTCCCGATGGATAAACAGAAAAAAATGATTGCCGAAGAAGCGGCCAAACTTGGTACACCGGCTTCTCATGGCTGTATCAGGCTAGAAGTGGAAAACGCCAAATGGATTTATGATAACATACCGCAGGGAACGAAGGTGCATATTCATTAATGTTATGATGATGCCGAAATACTGTTGTAAGATCTCAAATACTTTTCGCATAACGGAGAGTATTTTTTTTGGAAAAAGACGGAATGTATAGTAAGATAAACTGAGAGAATAGATAGAAAAATTGATCAGAATAATTTAAAAGAAGTATTGGAGAAAAGTAAAAATTTAAGGACTTAGGTATTGAATAATTATTCACGTAAGTGTATA
The window above is part of the Dehalobacter sp. genome. Proteins encoded here:
- a CDS encoding HAMP domain-containing histidine kinase — its product is MNLKKRLIAANAATVAIPVLITALVAMAYLFIYSKLYGNIYSWESYQRASQIEAVLMDTERLIQQESPDAIADEKFQRLLRQKIAEIGGELIILKDDSMIYTSLDAPGIGKIELAKALEAGQNKPGKESIVISGQSFTVQIIGQDPADTAGGTVLLLVPPDQAANGLIQFLIVIGLTFLCSFIVTNILISYQFSRAVLQPLNHLQHAADEIRTGNLDCQIAEEGDREIEALCRDLELMRLKLKESIHTQLKYEDNRKMLISSISHDLKTPVTSIKGYVEGILDGVANTPEKTEKYLKTIYVKAEQVDKMIDDLLLYAKLDLNQIPFNFERTDVQEFIKSCLLESEPELGNNRIHTEMFSDLTQKRCVFLDRERMKRIIMNILDNSRKYMDKDEAVIRVLLRETPSSIIMEFQDNGCGVSEKDLPYIFDRFYRSDQARTGIEGSGLGLAIAKQVVEGHQGIIWAMSHGKEGMSILISLAYLKDEYHVNSKST
- a CDS encoding L,D-transpeptidase, which gives rise to MKRKQSKIALATVVILFIVAGLMSFLGGSEVVSVFSRYNSNQHQTTPQDNQTSYHNQQNGTAENSGGNNQGAENDQKAEAKQQESANGQQDQTAKSQETQQSDYRIDVDVTEQIVRIYYQGSEIKQFTASTGANNLTPLGDFEIQNRGEWFFSEKYQQGAKYWVSFKDWGVYLFHSVPMDKQKKMIAEEAAKLGTPASHGCIRLEVENAKWIYDNIPQGTKVHIH
- a CDS encoding response regulator transcription factor → MKKILIIEDDLNIAELQQDYLEVEGFAADICTDGSAGLKQFQENGYDLLILDIMLPGLDGLEILRSLRDEKEVPVILVSAKKEEIDKIKGFNLGADDYITKPFSPGELIARVKAHLQNYEKLKKKFSEKQISNNAVVIRGLRIEKEARRVYIHNREANLAQKEFELLLYLAKHPNRVFGRDELFEKVWGLEALGDSATVTVHIARLRDKIESDPSNPQYIETVWGAGYRFRV